CAACACGGCCCGCTCCATGTCATCAAGGCTCATCGCCCCGTCACGGATCATGTGCAACACAGGAATCAGAGGCACTCCCCCGGTTCGTTCCGGTGTCATGGGGCCTTCGCCATCCAATCCGTTGAGCACATCCACCACCCGGCCCCGGCGATGGGCACCAATGGAAATCCCGCCCCCCATGTGACAGACAATGAAATTTCCCGCTTCATAGGCAATGCCCAGTCGCTCGGCCACAATCCGGGCCATGCCACGCTGATTCAACGCGTGAAACAAACTCCGCCGCCGAATGGCCGGCAACCCGGTCACTCGTGCCACATCCATCATTTCATCCGTGACCACGGGATCAACCACATAGGCCGGCACATCGAATTGCTGTCCAAAAGCCCGGGCAAGCAACCCGCCAAGGTTGCACGGATGTTCGCCGTATCGGGCAGTTCGCAAATCCTCGGCCATGGCATCGCACACCGCATAAACTCCGCCCTGCAACGGATGCAACAGGCCACCTCGTCCGGCAACAGCTCGTATCGATCCGATGCGATGCTTCACGGAATCCAGAAACGCCCTGATGATCCGAACCCGAAAATCAAACTGGTCCGTGACCCGCGCAAAGACCGCCAGTTCACGTTTCCGATGTTGCACTTCCTGCGTAGCGACCGCGTTTTCACCGTCATATACGGCCAATTTGGTCGATGTGGACCCCGGATTGATAACGAGTATGCTCATGCGACATGACTCCTATGTGCCAAGAGGCTGGCAAGGGCGATGGAGTGGAATTTACTCGCATCCGAATCCCCTCGGGAGGGGACCACTACCGGTACCTGACTGCCCACCACCACAGCGGCCATGGTGCAGCCTGACAGGGTAGTCAACGATTTATACAGGATATTTCCGGCCTCGATATTGGGTGTGAGCAAGATATCGGCGTTACCCGCAACCGGATCGTCAAACCGCTTGGTCGCAGCGGATTCCCTGGAAACAGCGAGGTCCAATGAAAGCGGACCAAGCACCCGGGCATCCCCAAACTCCCCCTGCCGAGCCATCTTGGTCAGGATATCGCCATCAAGCGTGGCAGGCATTGCGGGATAATTGATCTTTTCCGTGGCGGCCAATACCGCGACCCGAGGCGACCGCACGCCCAATTTTCGGGCCACATCCAACACGTTTTTGAGAATGTCCACCTTGCGTTGCAGGGATGGCGTAATGTTCACACCGGGATCGGTCATGAACATGAGCCGTCCGTCCAAGGGGGATTCAAACACGCCCACATGACTCAACACCCCAGACGGCAACGGAACGCCAGTGGTCTTGTTGAGCACAGCCTTGAGCAAAATGGCAGTGGACACCAATCCCTTCATGAGAAGCTGGACCTCTCCGGCCCGAAATAGCCGAACCGCTTCATTGACCGCGGACTCGTCATCCACGAGATGCACGGTCTCAAACCGGGAGATATCGAATCCGTATGCACGGGCAATACGCCGGGTCTCTGTAATGTCCCCAATGAGCACGGGTTCGGCCACGCCGCGTTCATAGGCCTCGACACCGGCTCGGAGCACAAAAGCTTCGGCTGAACGGGCAATGGCGACCCGAGGCATGGCTCCATTCTTCACACACTCCAACGATGCCCGGACCAGAGCCGACAGACTGGATATCGGGGTGCATATGGCCACTTATTCATCCCCCCGCTTGAGAGCGATCATGCCGGAACGGCACATGGACTTGATGCCATAGGGAATCAGCATCTTGATCAGTCCGTCCACCCGCTCCTGATCCCCGGCCAGTTCAACGGTGATGGTTTCCTGCCCCATGCCCACCACATTGGCCCGAAAGACCTCGAAAATCTGCATGAGCTGCCCGGTCTGTTCCCGATTCATGGCGACCTTGACCATGACCAGTTCCCTGTCCACGAAATCCTTGCGGGATAAATCATCGATGCGGATGATGACATCCAGACTGTCCAAATAGCGTTCAACCTTGTCGATGGCCGCGTCATCGCCATCGAGATGCAGCACGATACGTGAGACTTCGGGATTTTCGGTTTCACCAGCGGCGAGCGACAGAATGTTGGCGTCATATTTCCCACATTCCTGTGCCATCTGGGCCAAGACACCGGGCTTGTTGTGACACAAAGCAGACAAGGTGCGTTTCACGCGGACCTCCCAGGTTTCGTTCAAGACAGGACGACTTTTGACCGTATTTCCACATACATTATCCGAGGAGTGATGAAAAGAGGGCAGCCTTTCTCACGCTTTCAACTGGCAAGAGAGACCAAGGCCGTGTACACTGTGCGTATTGTGATTCATTATCTACGAGAAAAACGGTGGTTCTTCATCACCCTGGTCATTCAGGCGGCCATGTTGCTTTCGCCCGCTCCGGACGGGGTCTCACCCGATGGTTGGCGCGTGCTTGTCATGACGGTAGGGGCCACCCTGCTCTTCATTACCGAACCAATCCCTCTGCCTGCGGTGGCCCTGCTCATCGTGCTGGGACAGGTGTTCCTGCTCGATATCAATTCCTCACTGGTGGCCAAATCCCTGATGAAGGATTCCGTCCTGTTCATCATGGGGTCGCTCATGCTCGCTGTAGCGCTCGTCAAACAAAGGCTCGACAAACGACTCGCCTTGCTCATTGTCAGCGTCACCGGGTCGAATACCTACAATATCGCTTTTGGCATCTCGATCTTTTCCGGTATTCTGGCGTCCTTCATCGGTGAACATACCGTGGCAGCCATGATGTTGCCCGTCGCCCTTTCCCTGCTCCAACTGGCCACGGACGATCCCGCACAACGGCGCGCCCTGGGGATGCTTTTCCTCTTTTCCATCTCCTATGCCTGCGCCATGGCCGGTATCGGCACCCCGTCAGGCGGCGCACGCAACGCAATCATGATCGATTACCTGCGCGACTTTTTCTACGCCACCGATGACCCCGCAACCTTCGACTATGCGGTCAGTTATCTCGACTGGATGATCTACGCCTACCCCATCTTCCTCATCCAACTGCCGCTCATGCACCTTATTTTGCGCCACACCTTCAAGACCGACATCACGGACCTCGGTCCAGCAGTGCAAAAACTCAAGGAACAGGTGGGCGACGAAGGGGCGTTGCAGGGGCGGCATTACGTGGCCATTGGCCTGTTTGTCCTGACACTGATCGGCTGGGTCGGTTTTTCCTCGGACGTGGGTATGGGCACCATCGCCATCCTTGGCGCGGCACTCTTTTTGGTCACTGGTCTGGTTCGCTGGCAGGACCTCAATTCCGGCGTGAACTGGGGCGTGGTGCTCCTGTACGCGGCCGCCATCTCGCTGGGAGTCCAGATGCGGGAGACCGGGGCTGCGGCCTGGGTTGCCGGTGTCTTCATGGACCTGCTCGCGCCCCTTGGCATGGATAGCGGTATCGGCCTGCTCGCTGCGGTCATGCTCCTGACGACCTTTATCACCAACACCATGAGCAACGGCGCGGCCGTGGCCGTCCTCGGTCCCATCGTCCTTTCCATCGCGGTGGGCACGGAAACCAACCCGCTCGCCGTGGGTATGGTCACCGCCATTTCCAGCGCATTCGCCTATTTCACGGTCATCGGCACCCCGGCCTCGACCATCGTGTATTCATCCGGACTGCTGCGACCAAAGGATTTCATGGTCGTGGGCTGGCGCATGGCCCTCATGTCGTTCGCGATCTTGCTTCTCGCTTCAAAAATCTACTGGCCCCTGATAGGGCTGTAAGGATGGACCCATGACACAGGACAGCGACAGAATACACATACTCATCTGTATCGGTGGCGGCCCCGAAGCCTTGGCAAGCCTCAACTACGCCACCCGGCTCAGTCACATGGGATGCGCGGATATCGATCTGCTTTACGTGCGGCCTGTGGACAGCGGTCTACAATCCGGCGGAATGGAAGTTCGTGTCGCCCGGGAAAACATGCTCGACTGGGGATTGGAACTGCCTGGCATGACCCATCTGAAAGCGGCACGGGACCGCCTCGCGGAACTCGGAGAAATCGACCCGGATTCCACCCGGGACTGGAAACATAGAGAGGTTTCCGGCGACCCGGTGGGCGAATATGTCCGGGAATATACCAACCCGTGCGGCGGCTCCATTGCCCTGCGACTCCGCACCGCCCCGGACGTGACGACCGCCGCCATTGACGAAGCCAACCGCGTCAAGGCCGATCTCATCATCGTGGGCGCGTCTCCCGAACCGGCCAAGGGATTGAAAAAGCTGCTCTCCCGCAAACCATTGGCCCTCAAAATCGCAGCCCTGTCTGCCCTTCCGGTCATCGTGGCCCGACAGCTCGACCCCGGGCACGGGCACCTTGTCTGTGTGCAGGATACGGACCGATCCCGAACCATGATTCCAGAGGCCATCCGCTACGCACACGCCTGCCAGTGCCCGGTTTCCATCCTGTCCGTCGCCCCGGACCAAACCGAAATCGCATCCGCCCAAAAAGCCGTGGATGATGCCGCCGCCCTGTTCGAAGCCGATGGCATCACCCCGCACGAAACCTTGATCGAGGTCGGCGATCCAGTGGAAACCATCATCACCATTGGCTACGATTTTTCACTGGTCCTGCTGGCGGAATCGGAGAAACCATGGTTTGCCAAAGGGTTCAGCGTAGCGCACGACGTGGCGGCCAAGGCACGCAACTCCGTCATGATTCTCAAATAAAAGCTTTTTTCATCCACGAACGTGGACACACAGAAACGATCAGACAGCGAGTTCCCGGGCCAGCCGTTCGGCCTGTCGCAAATCATCGGGGCTGTTGACGTTGAAGAAGGACACCTGATCGGGGTCGCCGTCCCGAAGCCGGGCAACAGGAACTTCCCTGACTGTCACCTGATCGAAAAAATCGATAATCCTGAAATTTTCCCGGTTGAGCTGGGCCTCTATATGTGGCAGGCACCGCTTGGAATACACGGCGCACAAAGGTTCCCGGTATCCATCTTCCTTAAGCGGAATAACCACATCCACATCCGGGGTGACTTCGGTACACAACCGCTCAACCAGCCCGGCCTGCACAAACGGTGCGTCACACGCCGCAAAAAATCCGTACTCGGCGCGCATCTCGGCCAACCCCGCATGGATTCCCGTCAATGAACTCCTGGCCTCGAATCGGTCCCGGGCCACGGGCAAATCGATATGCCTGAAATCTTCGCGATCCCGAGCCGCGATCAGAATTTCATCAAACACCGACTCATACACCGAAAGCAATCGGTCGAGAACGGTGGTCCCATTGATCTCCATAAAGGCCTTTTTCACGTACCCCATCCGGGTGCCAAGTCCTCCAGCCAATATGATGCCTGCGATGTCCATGGGCGCAGACTAAATCAAGCCAGCCTAAATGGAAAGGGTCCACAAACAAGACGTGTCCGTGTATGCTCCCCCCCATGTGGACAGCAATGAACCTCCTCGGCCTGATAGGCCTGTGCTACGTCGCGATCATCGTCTGGATGTACTTTTCCCAGGAAAAGAAGCTCTATGCCCCCAAAAGAACCATGACAGCGAATCCCTCGGACATCGGACTCACCCATGAATCCATCTGGCTGACAACCCGGCTGAACACCCGGATTCACGCGTGGTGGGTGCCGCACCCCGCGCCCCGATGCACCCTGCTTTTTTCCCATGGCAACGGCGGCAACCTCTCGCACCGTCTGGACAGTCTGCGCATCTTTCACGATCTCGGACTCAATGTCCTTGTCTATGACTATTCCGGCTACGGACGCAGTCAGGGCAAACCAAGTGAAGCAGCCACTGCCGCCGATGCCCGCGCGGCCTGGGATTGGCTCGTTGAAACCGGCTCAGTCCGGGCACAGGACAGCATCCTGTTCGGACGCAGCCTGGGTGGGGCGGTCACCGCGAATCTGGCGGCGGAACTCGCAATGTCCGGCATCGCTCCGGCCGGTCTCATCATGGAATCCACCTTCACCTCGGTCCCGGACATGGGCGCATCAATGTACCCGTGGCTCCCGGTCCGGCTCCTCGCCAGATACGCCTATAACAGTCTCGAAAACCTCTCGTCTCTCCGCTGTCCCGGACTTTTTCTGCACAGTCCGGAGGATGAAACCGTGCCGTATCAACTGGGACGCACGCTGTACGACAGCTATCAGGGACCAAAAACTTTCGTGAATTTGTCCGGCACGCACAATGCGGGCTTCCGCACCTCGGGCCATCGCTACCCGGATGCGCTCAATGCCTTTCTCG
This Pseudodesulfovibrio sp. JC047 DNA region includes the following protein-coding sequences:
- a CDS encoding alpha/beta hydrolase, encoding MNLLGLIGLCYVAIIVWMYFSQEKKLYAPKRTMTANPSDIGLTHESIWLTTRLNTRIHAWWVPHPAPRCTLLFSHGNGGNLSHRLDSLRIFHDLGLNVLVYDYSGYGRSQGKPSEAATAADARAAWDWLVETGSVRAQDSILFGRSLGGAVTANLAAELAMSGIAPAGLIMESTFTSVPDMGASMYPWLPVRLLARYAYNSLENLSSLRCPGLFLHSPEDETVPYQLGRTLYDSYQGPKTFVNLSGTHNAGFRTSGHRYPDALNAFLDSLKKHIN
- a CDS encoding phosphate acyltransferase; the encoded protein is MAICTPISSLSALVRASLECVKNGAMPRVAIARSAEAFVLRAGVEAYERGVAEPVLIGDITETRRIARAYGFDISRFETVHLVDDESAVNEAVRLFRAGEVQLLMKGLVSTAILLKAVLNKTTGVPLPSGVLSHVGVFESPLDGRLMFMTDPGVNITPSLQRKVDILKNVLDVARKLGVRSPRVAVLAATEKINYPAMPATLDGDILTKMARQGEFGDARVLGPLSLDLAVSRESAATKRFDDPVAGNADILLTPNIEAGNILYKSLTTLSGCTMAAVVVGSQVPVVVPSRGDSDASKFHSIALASLLAHRSHVA
- the ilvN gene encoding acetolactate synthase small subunit, coding for MKRTLSALCHNKPGVLAQMAQECGKYDANILSLAAGETENPEVSRIVLHLDGDDAAIDKVERYLDSLDVIIRIDDLSRKDFVDRELVMVKVAMNREQTGQLMQIFEVFRANVVGMGQETITVELAGDQERVDGLIKMLIPYGIKSMCRSGMIALKRGDE
- the buk gene encoding butyrate kinase; amino-acid sequence: MSILVINPGSTSTKLAVYDGENAVATQEVQHRKRELAVFARVTDQFDFRVRIIRAFLDSVKHRIGSIRAVAGRGGLLHPLQGGVYAVCDAMAEDLRTARYGEHPCNLGGLLARAFGQQFDVPAYVVDPVVTDEMMDVARVTGLPAIRRRSLFHALNQRGMARIVAERLGIAYEAGNFIVCHMGGGISIGAHRRGRVVDVLNGLDGEGPMTPERTGGVPLIPVLHMIRDGAMSLDDMERAVLRRGGLFAHLGTNDPREIVARIEAGDSEAEQVFSAFAYAVARAICSMVPALIQGDDGPDVAAVILTGGLARSKPLMAAISRMVSHLGRVEVEPGEIEMISLAQGAQRVLTGEERVRVYVRERVAG
- a CDS encoding molybdenum cofactor guanylyltransferase, giving the protein MDIAGIILAGGLGTRMGYVKKAFMEINGTTVLDRLLSVYESVFDEILIAARDREDFRHIDLPVARDRFEARSSLTGIHAGLAEMRAEYGFFAACDAPFVQAGLVERLCTEVTPDVDVVIPLKEDGYREPLCAVYSKRCLPHIEAQLNRENFRIIDFFDQVTVREVPVARLRDGDPDQVSFFNVNSPDDLRQAERLARELAV
- a CDS encoding DASS family sodium-coupled anion symporter, with amino-acid sequence MYTVRIVIHYLREKRWFFITLVIQAAMLLSPAPDGVSPDGWRVLVMTVGATLLFITEPIPLPAVALLIVLGQVFLLDINSSLVAKSLMKDSVLFIMGSLMLAVALVKQRLDKRLALLIVSVTGSNTYNIAFGISIFSGILASFIGEHTVAAMMLPVALSLLQLATDDPAQRRALGMLFLFSISYACAMAGIGTPSGGARNAIMIDYLRDFFYATDDPATFDYAVSYLDWMIYAYPIFLIQLPLMHLILRHTFKTDITDLGPAVQKLKEQVGDEGALQGRHYVAIGLFVLTLIGWVGFSSDVGMGTIAILGAALFLVTGLVRWQDLNSGVNWGVVLLYAAAISLGVQMRETGAAAWVAGVFMDLLAPLGMDSGIGLLAAVMLLTTFITNTMSNGAAVAVLGPIVLSIAVGTETNPLAVGMVTAISSAFAYFTVIGTPASTIVYSSGLLRPKDFMVVGWRMALMSFAILLLASKIYWPLIGL
- a CDS encoding universal stress protein — encoded protein: MTQDSDRIHILICIGGGPEALASLNYATRLSHMGCADIDLLYVRPVDSGLQSGGMEVRVARENMLDWGLELPGMTHLKAARDRLAELGEIDPDSTRDWKHREVSGDPVGEYVREYTNPCGGSIALRLRTAPDVTTAAIDEANRVKADLIIVGASPEPAKGLKKLLSRKPLALKIAALSALPVIVARQLDPGHGHLVCVQDTDRSRTMIPEAIRYAHACQCPVSILSVAPDQTEIASAQKAVDDAAALFEADGITPHETLIEVGDPVETIITIGYDFSLVLLAESEKPWFAKGFSVAHDVAAKARNSVMILK